The DNA sequence GTGGAAGGATTTTAccaaacattgtgttttttttaaaataatctgaTAAACACAATGAATTCCTGTACCTCTGTCCGGGGTATCCCTCAGAGTACTTGTTGTTCATGCAGGAACCCAGAGCCTCAAGCACAGCTCTGCTGGCAAAGTTCTCAGACGCGATCAGCTCCAGACCGTACGTCTGCCTGTGCTTCTCCTTTTTTATGATGgagaaaacctgaaaacacagatgtaCACAGGTGCTGTGTCATTGAGGGGTACAGTGACAATTTATCACACAAGCTCTTAAAGGGAAAAACTGCATAATTTTTTTGTACATTAGTTTCACCCAAATAAACCTGCAATTGTCTTTTCCCCataaatcacttcttcttcactgcaACAAAACAGTAGTTGCGCTGTACTGCCAATGGCAAGTACTGTATTCAAtgcagcaaagaagaagtgatttcctgTAGTGGAGCATTAACCTGAATGTTGTGTATTCATAGACGTATTTATTTGGGCTGTTTTTCAGTTATGACTGCCAAACTACACAAGTTTACTCTGTGTCAGCTGATAAGCAAAGTCCAGGTATGGGGAAAATGGTATCGGACCATCCCTCAGCTAAATATAGTGATAATTATATTTAGTTGCAGCtataaaattagtttttaaaggtATATTACTAAGCGATCGTATATATAGATGTGATGTATATATAGATGTGATCAACTGATCCACTGAACAACAAACCTCTGAGTCGTTGATGCCCAGAGGCTCCAGCATCATCTTGTTGTGTGACTCCCATGTGTCCTTGCTCACACCGTGGCCGTTTGTTGCAGACATGGCAGCTGATTCTTTGGTCACAGGGAATAGAAATCTTAAAAAGAGAAAGGTTATGGTTTCTTTGTTTAGAGATCaatggatttattttgtatagCACATTAAGGAGACACAAGCTTGATGATCTGACCCACAGAGAAATTTGTTTTGGCCCCGATGTGGAGCATATTGCCACACTGTCATCCTGCGTGGAAGGAGGGCACTTGGGCaatctgctcctgtttgccagatctgggccacaagtaatCCATAACAATACCGCATGTCAACCAGAGGTGGCCCTAATTAgttttgtgctgtttgtgcCACATTAACCCTTTACCACATAGGCCACTTTAGGTTTAAATCCATTTAGTCCGGGCCACAAGAGCCACAttattgcctgaagtggcccacatccgtattCTATCTGGGGAGGGATCAGGTTGAGCTCAAGTCAGTGAGCAGGTCAGAAATAAATCTGGCAGCCATAACAAGTAGCAATACTTCGAAATCAGTAGTAATACTTCGAAATCAAGTCTGAACTGAACCAGAAGCCAGTGAAGTGATTTTCCGAGCAGGTGAAATATTCCCCTTGTCCCAgaatcatataataataaacctCTCCCAGTCATAAAGGTTTATATATAACTAGTGGAGTGAGTGAGTGCTGCGGACACACTGATCCACCATCTCCATCAGATCTATTATTCCAGTCTTCAGACAAAGACACATGATGCAACTCTGTGGGTCTGTGGCGTGACATGGTCTCGTCGGTTGACCTTCGACCCCTCCAGGTTAGAGACAGTTCGATAACACGGCTTCGCCACCGAGACAGGAGGGAGTCAGCGGAGGGTTGAGTCCAGGTCAGCCGAGCACATGACGTTCATTACCGGGTGTCTGCTCGGAGCGGAGCGGAAAAACCAACGAGGACGTGGACAAAGGGACAACTTAAATAAACGTTCACAGTTCAAGTGACGCAAAGGAAATGACGGTGAACTCTATTGTTAAACGGATTAAACGAGAGTTCAAACTGCAGCGGAGCTTGTTATTGTTGTGTCCCCGcgggaaaaaacacacaaactcataacAACTGGTCcgttatttgttttaaatcacttcctgtcactaGAAACTAACTTCTGCAAAGTTTACTGCGCACACGTGACGCTCAGTGGGTCCGCTACACGTGGAGGTCGCTCACCCGCCAGTGGAGAAGAGGCTCCGGCCGCTGGGAGACGTGAGTCCGGCTGTAGTGACACCAGATCCCCGCTAgacctccacccccccacactgcctcctcctccacgcgGGGGGTAAAGTCCGCCAAACTCTGCACCAATCACAGCGCTCCATCTTCTTCTTGTGGTCGCTACCTGTCAGTGTGGCTGCAACAGCACCCCCCTGTGGTCGAGGTTGTtaatgtggttgttttgtgtgtcatccttaaaataaaacaaaatataatacattttctcagTTGAGTGCTTATGATGAACTGAAAAAAATTAAGTCAATGACCTCAATGATTTTCTGGCGCACTGAGGGACACTCATTACTCattatagtttttttgtttagatttatttatttaacttcgCCCCTTAAACCTATTTATTTCCTATTACCAAATATCTCTATATTAGTATTTACGTTACGTTAGATAGATGGTGTTTAATGCTAGGCCATGTTGTTTCCTTCCGTGAATTTTAAAACGATGAATGGCAGTTCAATGGTGTCATATATATAAGCTCTAAGCAGAATGGAGCATATGATGTAGACAACTATATAACTTAAATACAGAAAAGGAGATAAATGAAATTTCTATAATATTCATAAGCAAAGTCATACAGTCTTCTCCTCTCACAAGAGAATTATAGACACGAAGAGTTGAGACTTGACATTTACCAACctgataatatataatatatataaaacttttcATCCAAACATCCAAACGGAGAATGTGAACTTTAGTAAAAACTTTGAATGTATGTCTCTTTCTTGTACGAGTATTTGAAAGATTTGTAGGATTCTCTGAACTGTGAAATACTTCTATTCTAAATTGAATATCTGTGATGTTGACTCATTAGTTTTCCAACATGGACTCTTTCACCTGAGGTTGGGAAAGCCTCCAAAACACAAGATGGTTTTCTCACAGGGTAAATCagcaaataaagaaatgaacagACTTGTTTCATCATatttatctgaaatattttcatGAGTCCGTTATATACAATGTAACATCCCCCAAAATATAGTGGTAAAGCTcagttagcaaagttgaaatTGTACAGTGATAAGTATAACTATAAATATCATGTACAGGCTAAATGGTTAGAAGGGATTCATTCCAAGTGTACGTGTAAGACTGATGTAATCTCATTTGTATCTCTATTTCCTGGAGGGATCAACGAGGCCATTATTCCATGCCAAAACATTCACAACCCCTCTCCTCTGGTGTCGCCACAACCATTTTCGAAATGTTACAGTAATGTCAAATATTCTTCATAactcttcatttaaaaaatagtcatatatatatatatatatatatatatattgcaccAGTCCAGAAACATGTGAAGACGCCTCAGATAAATACTCTGCATCATTTCAGCGTGAGGGAGTTCATTCCTCTGGCTGCCGCTGACGCTGCTACTTTTGctgtgaagagaaaataaaggatACACACGATCAGCTCGACAAGATTAAAGCCACATTtttcactggtcaaaaaacccaatGACACCACACTAACATTTCAAAAACATCCAACATAAATGGTTTTGACCAGATCTAGGTGCTCACCCTTCTTCTCTTCGTCTTTCTTTTTTGCAgcatcttctctctgctttctgaTAATGGCGAGGCGAGCGAGGTCAGCTTTGGCCTGGTCAGTCTTCCCTGCCAAGTGCAGCTTCATGTAGCGCTCCTTCGCCCTCTGCTTCTCGATCTCCTCTCTGTGCGGGAGTTGGTGCACGTCAAGGTGACGAGAGCGACATTAGGAAAGTtagtgtaaaaatgtttttgactgGAATCACAGAAAGTAAATTTCTAAATAAGGTGTTAAAGTGCTCAGAATATGCAGGTAACATTTGGAAATTTCAAGCACATAAGACAATAGAATTGGACATCAGAGGCCCATACAAATCTAATTATGTCATTTCTATCCTtcaaatgtctttaaaaacttactgtatgtaaaataaagtaaaaaaatgagGTTCTCATGAGGCACTGATATGATatgacagactgacacacacctTTCTCTCCTTGATAATTCCCTCGGCTCATCCAGCTCAATTTGCGTCACCTTCTTGGACTTCTGTGAAATTCTGTTGGGGTTCTCGATTTCTATCAAGCCTTCCGTACCGGTTCTCTTTCTCTGCAAACACATCACAGCAGTTCGTACAGTATAAGGTGAATGAATGCATCATTACTGTACTCCATGTTGAGGCAACTGTATGTGTGATAAGACAGAGTGGCAGAGTTAGTGTGGCAGTACCATGGAGTCGTCATCATCGCTGTCCTCGGATCCTGATGCTGGTAACTTCTCCTCTGCCAAGTCATTCGGAGCCACACCCTCTGCCCCCTCTGCGTCCTGCTCTTGCTATAAAACATAAATGACAGACAAGCAGTTGAACCAAAAACAGACCATTATCTAACAATGGTATCAGGTTTAACACATGTAGTTTCAACAGGTAATATCCGGGATATctttgcttcatttctggaaagtggaaGGAAGTAGAGACGTGCCGTcgatctttataaacagtctatgccACCTGTACGGGGGGGCATCTTGTCTATGCCCAACCATTGACACATGATCAGTTAATGTATTCAGATAAATGACAAAATTGGTGGATggattaaacaattaaaatccAATTCTTTTGTTAGTTATAATAATAGATgttggttctttcctgacttGTCCTGAGTGAATCACCCAAGACTCTGTAAAACGgaatttttgctttttttgaagACTTGTCAGGACCTATGAGTTAAGGGGTGCAGCTTCTGAGCAGCTGCTTGGGGCCCCAGGTCATGAGGGGGCCCCCGAAAGGCTGACAAACTTTACTCAACAGCAGTGTCTCATAATAATGGGGCCAGTGACTACAACCCCCCAACCAccgaccctctctctctcttaaacaaCCAATGGTGTATTTGCAATGACATCTCAGTAGGAAACCTCCCTATAAGGGCCCCATGTGACTCCCGTCAGAGCTACAGTTCTGTATCATTCTCAAAGtttgaattgaaaatgaaagtaaagGCCAATGAAGAGGAGTTATCCACCGGGTGGTGAAAATGGAAAGAGAAACGAGTTGATGAAGAAATATAAACGAACCTAGTAGTACAGACAGTCTTGAAACTTAAGACTTTTAAATGGGAAACCAGTAATTAAACCACTGGCCTtggttatatttatattgtttacatTTCAAGTTATATATGatgtgttatatatttatattgtgccAACTTCTATTGGCTAATGTGTTTTCTGGCTTTTTCCCcagttttttattgttctttatattaatattttgattttataaaCTTCACTTAAGtaagattttaaattaaaaaatgtttacacttCCTGCACTTCTTTGGTGCAAGATTATTTATAACATAGTGTTTGATAAACGATGTTTGAGTGAAAtctgtggctgtggagattcAAACTTCTGGATCAGTTCACTCAAAatggtgcatgatgggaaatgtaggcaGGAGCGTTTACTACCGTGACCATACGTAGTACACTaacctgtttcctctccttttccgCCTTCATCTGAGCGTCTATCTCCTCGGGGCTGGTGTAAGTTCTCATCCGGCCCTTGTGGCTCCCTCGCTTTCCTGCGACGAGGTgggaaaaaagagcagaaaaaacagAAGCTGGTTTATAAACATTGTTGTTTAGTAACACGTGAAAGTTAAGACACCGTCTATAAGCAGCGAACAGCCTGTGGCGTAATGTGGcgaacagcaggaaaacactgtGGAACACAATGGAGCTGGATTCGGAATCACTCTTACCTCCTTTGGGCATTTTGACAAACGGggcctttaattaaaaaactctTAAAAACGTGAACACggtcagaaaacacaaaatgttcaggcgacaacacaaactgacagCTGACTAAACTCACAGCACTGATATGTGGAGTGGTCCCAGGATGTGCCTGTCCACAAATCCTAAAAACACGTGTTTGTTAAAGCATTTAATAATCCCGTGTGTCGTTATAAACTATATTATACATATGTTTGCATGCAACGTCCAGTTATTGAGCTAAACAACGTGAgttataaactaaaataaacaaactttcCGTTGTTTTTCTTAAGGCAATTTGCTGGAGCGCTAAAGTGATGCAACtcacagagaaagtgagaaaaacatctgttttggttttatctCAGTTTACGTCCTTATAtggaaaaacactttatttaaataatcacaTGTCGTGTTTTCGTCCAGAGGGAAATttaaagagtttttaaaaagtgcatgAACGGAGTTTATTTTTTGCCTCGACGTCATCAGAGCGCCGATagagggagaagggagaaaCCGCCCCTCCGTCGATGACGTCTAATTTCAGCGCCCGAGACAGGTTCGCATTATCAGAAACgaaaacagagagacaggaagtgcagatcgtggcagcggcagctcgtagaggcacttccggtggcagcagaaactgccactgatttgtaGAGGCAGTTGCCACAGCTGTCCTGTGACTTGTTCCCTGTATTGTGAAACATGCTCGTTTATATGGATGATTTCTTTGTAATAAATATTCGGCCGAATTcccacaaaaaatattttctccaCTAACTATCCAGATATATCGGGTTTCAACAATCCAAAATGTTGTAGGGGTTTAGTTAAACTTCAATAAGATTCACTAAGCATGTTATGGGTCCACGCCATGttcaatcttttatttttgtctgctGATCATATATGATATGTGCCTGTGCCACACTGTTATTACAGCTCTGTAGCCCTTTTTAAAGACTCCATTATTAACATTTACCATCACTGACACAATATGTCATTACAATAGACAATGCTAtaatttaatgctttaatttagttattatgatctgcatttgcacaaattactcaaacataaaacaaataaaaggagattatttatacattttgaatgTCTCTTGTACTTGGTGACCATGGTGGAGATGTACTTGAAATTACCGGTTAGCCAGGAAAGTATTAATAACAGTTTGCTTCAATATCAGTACCGTTCACTTTGTTTTAACAGGATAAGCCAGCCTGTATCAATATTGCTGTCCATGGAGTCATTGTCAGTTAActgaattcatataaatactgaaGACATGAGAATAAAGCTTGGTTAAAAAGTAGTGGGTCagtagctgtttgttgtgtacaTCTTCGTTTGTCATTTGTCTAGTATATTCACTGTTTAGTTACTGTTTATAGAGGTTCATAACTCGTAAAAAATATTGAAGGAGTAGCAATAAGTCTATTTTAAATGTCCTTATGGATGTTAGTGTATTTAACTAAGAGTCCTTGGAGAATGCCTATGAATCCCGtcataaggaaaacatttgggCCAAAGTCAACTTATGAgagtaaataaaactgtaaatggttTATATGCAACTGGAAAGTAACATTTTGTGAGTCTCTCTTTGCTGTcttgtaacacaaaaacactgaatacatttattcagcctagagaacaaaaatataaatggagAGTGTGCCTGGTCCTACCTTCTCTGGAAACTTTCTTCCTTCGTGGTACTTCCATCTTCTTTGGTACAGCTGTCGTCAATAAATTACTAGATTACTCTCTTTGCATCAATGCTATCATGGAGTTATTCACCATCTAGTGTAGAATTTAAGGGAAGGATACAAATGTACATTTGTGCTTTGGTTTATCACAGGCAGTTAACAGGCAGTTTCTGttgccaccggaagtgcctctacaCCGGAAGTTCCAATACACCGGAAGTGCCTCAACGAGCTACCGCTGCCACTACTTGAGCTTGCCCTCACTGCGTAAACAAGGGGCGAGCTTTTGTTGTACTTTGTACAAAACACGACGAGATGCCCAAAGTGAAGAGAAGCAGGAAGCCGCCGCCGGACGGCTGGGAGCTCATCGAGCCCACTCTGGACGAGCTGGATCAGAAAATGAGAGAAGGTAAAGCCGGTGGATGGCGGTCGTCCCCGCGGCGGCTCCGCTCAGCCCGCAGCGTGTCGGTGCAACGAGCTCCGTCGTTTCTCTCGGTTGTTCCCTCACGGTCCAGTTTGGTTTAAACACTGGGGGGTGATGGTGGTGACACGAGGGTTGTTTTGGTATTGGCTGCAGCAAATGTCGATTACCACGAGTGGGGAAGACTTCCGCGgaggcatgggggggggggaatgctCAAAGCAATGTCCTGAATAGACGCGTCTACCCCCGGGTCCGTTACTGGAGGTTCACCGACCACAGCCAACATCCAGTAGTAGTTCCTTAACCGAGACAACACGGAGAGACTCGACTCGTCTTTGAAAGCACCGGACGATCAGTTTGAATCCCTGTGTACTTGTAAAGTTTGACGAGTGTTCATCTTCTTTCTATACTGAAGTAGACCTAGGAGTCTGAAACAGGCTGTTCCCAGCATCATATCATCTCTAACatcaccccccaccaccaccaagcATTTGCATCATAAATTTATAAATCTATTTGTTCTAACTCCAACACTTTCTGCCATGTGTCCTGCTCCTCGCAGCTGAAACAGAGCCTCACGAAGGAAAACGAAAGGTCGAGTCCCTGTGGCCAATTTTCAGGCTTCACCATCAGCGGAGTCGATACATCTTCGACCTCTTCTACAAACGCAAAGCCATCAGCAGAGGTGAGCAGGCTCAACCCCCCCACCGATGAACCACCTGATATCTAATGTTGTCCACTTCCTCTTCTGTCTACTTCACTATTTtacaaactaaaccaaactatCCCTTTACCCTTCATTTGGACTCTAAGTCTGAGACAACTCTTCTTTACTTAAGATGTTTATCTAAAGGTTTTGCCTCATGCAAGTTACCTTTTGTGTTGTTAATCTGCACATGaccatacatacagtacattacCTATTTCTAGCTTTATTCTCTGTATGAGATGTTTAGTAATaatcatctttgtgtgtgtgccctgGCAGAGCTGTATGATTACTGTATAAAGGAAGGCTACGCAGACAAGAACCTGATTGCCAAGTGGAAGAAGCAGGGCTACGAGAACCTGTGCTGTCTGCGTTGCATCCAAACGAGAGACACCAACTTTGGAACCAACTGCATCTGCAGAGTCCCCAAGGGAAAGCTGGAAGTCGTAAGTCTGACGTCAAATAATTTTAAAAGACAGTCTTAGGATgagtttttattaaatgtctATTAAAGGCTTAAGTTGGTCATCAGCTTTACATTATTCCTGCTGATTTCTGTACAGACGTGACTCATAAAAACTGCCACAGCGACAAATCACTGTAACACTTCAACTAACTGTAACAAAGTCTCAAATAGTATATCAGGCTCTTTTATAGATTAGACCCGACTCTCCCTTTCAGTCAAGGTGTCATTGACATGCTTTCAATGACCCTTATTGTAATAATACAGTACTTTGAGAGGTGAACATAGAAAATAATATCTGGGGAAAATCACCGGATTTAACCCCTGAAAGATTAAGAAAAGGGAAACAAGTTGCCAAAATACACTAAAATCGTTTAACTGCTGTGTAAAAACACGTACTTTGAGATTTCACAATTTCTTAAGTTGTTGGTTCTCATGCAGCCAGCTGGTCCAGTGAACAACATGCTGCTGAAATGATCAAGTCAGACTTCAGTGAGAAAACGGGCTCAAAGCCAAGATGTGCATTGATAAATCTGAGCATATGGGATGGAGGTGTTTGGAAAGGGCTAAATTTGTGGCTTCATCCAGTTTTAGGTTgttcatgaaaaacatttgttcattGGTGTCGCCACCCTGATAGTTTTAGATATTGAGGACATTTCCTGCATCTAACCTTTTTCTTCAGGTGAAGGGTTTGACCAACTAGAtacttaaaaatactttaatacaACACAGAAAATGTGACAGTAAATTCTGTACAATCTTGCAACTAatgctgtttttgttattttcctctctctgcagggaaGGATCATTGAATGC is a window from the Hippoglossus hippoglossus isolate fHipHip1 chromosome 8, fHipHip1.pri, whole genome shotgun sequence genome containing:
- the pdap1b gene encoding pdgfa associated protein 1b isoform X1, with amino-acid sequence MPKGGKRGSHKGRMRTYTSPEEIDAQMKAEKERKQQEQDAEGAEGVAPNDLAEEKLPASGSEDSDDDDSMRKRTGTEGLIEIENPNRISQKSKKVTQIELDEPRELSRREREEIEKQRAKERYMKLHLAGKTDQAKADLARLAIIRKQREDAAKKKDEEKKAKVAASAAARGMNSLTLK
- the pdap1b gene encoding pdgfa associated protein 1b isoform X2 yields the protein MPKGGKRGSHKGRMRTYTSPEEIDAQMKAEKERKQQDAEGAEGVAPNDLAEEKLPASGSEDSDDDDSMRKRTGTEGLIEIENPNRISQKSKKVTQIELDEPRELSRREREEIEKQRAKERYMKLHLAGKTDQAKADLARLAIIRKQREDAAKKKDEEKKAKVAASAAARGMNSLTLK
- the bud31 gene encoding protein BUD31 homolog, which encodes MPKVKRSRKPPPDGWELIEPTLDELDQKMREAETEPHEGKRKVESLWPIFRLHHQRSRYIFDLFYKRKAISRELYDYCIKEGYADKNLIAKWKKQGYENLCCLRCIQTRDTNFGTNCICRVPKGKLEVGRIIECTHCGCRGCSG